One Anthonomus grandis grandis chromosome 12, icAntGran1.3, whole genome shotgun sequence DNA window includes the following coding sequences:
- the LOC126743008 gene encoding F-box/LRR-repeat protein 14, whose product MMEDPTQLVYTELPLSMLSTTALLRSHQSRFQPYHRLHQPQFFAPNIRSHHHDYLSLHHRGLERLTQEPEEEVSAIDQSQPHISCLYPEILTIIFSYLDVRDKGRVAQVCTTWRDAAYRKSVWQGVEAKLHLRRANPSLFASLVKRGIKRVQVLSLKRSLRDVIQGIPNLESLNLSGCYNVADVGISHALVSEVNSLTELNLSLCKQLTDNSLSRIAQYLKNLEILELGGCSNITNTGLVLIAWGLKNLKRLNLRSCWHVSDQGIGHLAVGNQSLEHLGLQDCQRLSDEALKHATGLTSLKSLNLSFCISITDSGLKHIAKMPNLRELNLRSCDNISDIGMAYLAEGGTRITSLDVSFCDKIGDQALVHISQGLYNLKSLSLSACQISDEGLGKISSTLHELETLNIGQCSKITDNGITTLAKSLTRLRYIDLYGCTRITTVGLGNVMKLPNLSILNLGLWHVR is encoded by the coding sequence ATGATGGAAGATCCCACTCAGTTAGTGTACACGGAGCTTCCGCTCTCGATGCTTTCTACGACCGCGTTATTACGTAGTCACCAATCGAGGTTCCAACCGTACCACCGTTTGCACCAGCCGCAATTCTTCGCACCGAACATCCGGTCGCACCATCACGATTACTTGTCGTTACACCATAGAGGTTTAGAGCGACTCACTCAGGAACCAGAAGAGGAAGTAAGTGCAATAGACCAGAGCCAACCACACATTTCCTGTCTCTACCCAGAAATCCTAACtattatatttagttatttagaTGTTAGGGATAAAGGTAGGGTGGCACAGGTTTGTACCACTTGGAGAGATGCCGCCTACCGTAAATCAGTTTGGCAAGGAGTCGAGGCGAAATTACATTTAAGACGAGCGAACCCGTCCTTGTTCGCTTCCTTGGTCAAGCGAGGCATCAAACGGGTTCAAGTTCTTTCGCTTAAGAGGTCGCTCCGTGACGTCATACAGGGCATTCCGAACctagaatctcttaacttaagCGGATGCTATAACGTTGCTGATGTAGGTATATCGCATGCTCTTGTGAGTGAAGTAAACTCACTTACTGAGCTCAACTTGTCCCTATGCAAACAGCTCACGGATAACTCATTAAGCAGGATAGCGCAGTATTTGAAGAACTTGGAGATTTTAGAGCTGGGAGGTTGTAGCAATATCACCAACACTGGTTTAGTGCTAATAGCGTGGGGGCTAAAGAACCTTAAGAGGTTAAACTTAAGATCTTGCTGGCACGTGAGTGACCAAGGGATCGGACATTTAGCCGTGGGCAATCAGTCTTTGGAGCACTTGGGGCTTCAAGATTGTCAAAGGCTTTCGGACGAAGCTTTAAAGCATGCCACAGGTTTAACGTCACTTAAGTCGTTAAACTTGAGTTTTTGCATAAGCATTACCGATAGTGGGCTTAAGCATATCGCCAAGATGCCAAACTTACGGGAGTTAAACCTTCGATCATGTGATAATATTTCGGATATCGGGATGGCGTATTTGGCTGAAGGAGGTACCCGTATAACGTCCCTGGACGTGTCATTTTGTGACAAAATCGGCGATCAAGCTCTGGTGCATATTTCCCAAGGATTGTACAATCTAAAAAGTTTATCTTTGAGTGCGTGTCAAATATCGGACGAGGGACTGGGTAAGATTTCGTCCACCCTACATGAACTAGAGACCCTTAATATCGGACAGTGTTCCAAGATAACCGATAACGGGATAACTACGTTAGCGAAATCGCTGACGCGGTTACGATATATAGACTTATACGGATGTACGCGGATTACCACTGTGGGACTAGGAAATGTGATGAAACTACCGAACTTGAGTATCCTGAACTTAGGTTTGTGGCATGTTAGGTGA
- the LOC126743312 gene encoding uncharacterized protein LOC126743312 encodes MDWPPHSPDMNCIENVWAEMSLTLEQLANQLPEIWQNIPQYYINNLIRTMPNRVTALRRARGGPTRHQVKNCTSQRCQICHMKHHSLLHPMDDAAQPLQSRNSHWRPNPQTQNERSQNFNRNSLLINSSHSRNQGSSQSSSQTQEPQIPSTSNEINSNRPHANKPVTLSVFATEDNEILLGTSLIQIPDKNGHFIIAKAILDPGSTISIVTQSLVQRLDLSPKTQPIQISGIGGKIKHSNHAISLRIHSCHNHDYFLNVNCCVLDKITEKSPHFKVNKFMLNLPNNTPLADPYFDTPSTIDLLLGADVYYHILSGEYTKVNNDSLTLVGTYFGHILSGLIPSQALVHKTPLANSKNCFLVQSLNSDCSLDSLIEKFWLLEDVSPTHEKPLSPEDSMVEQNFQNTTVFKDGHFQVDLPLKRPQESHPLGESYSLAKKRFHHLEKRFQKSPDLFLEYKKFIGEYISLNHARIIPLSLKTENHNNRYFLPHHCVIREDSTSTKLRVVFDGSMKTSSGLSLNDVMHKGYTVQPELFDILLRFRSFKFALTSDIEKMYRQVRVNPNQTYLQNILWRDHPSQPMQCIELLTVTYGTNCAPYLATRTLNELAIIHKDDYPLASQAILSQCYVDDVLCGQDTYENLVELHRQLLELCKIGNFHLHKWCSNSNLFLSKTCDNGSQESFTIETEGISNKVLGVGWNPDSDEFFISLPDTRSESIITKRIVLSKIAQMYDPLGFIAPIVVNAKLIMQNIWKEKINWDEPLKEPILTQWTTFIKELPQLMCLKIPRFFLANNNPSSLQIHGFSDASRKAYGACVYIRALYPNKNVSCQLITAKSRVAPIREITIPRMELCGALLLSNLVTRVCSILKERFSVDNINLWTDSEIVLAWLNAHPSRFNVFVANRISQIQVLSQDCKWRHIPTADNPADHLSRGFTADQILTSTLWWNGPKFLLDPNLNLKMYEKGPCSTEEEARKAKTVLLVNSEDFWITLFNRFSNFSRLQRTIAFIHRFVNNCKGNGKKFYGALAVTELKAAEIFIVKQVQHQTFSKEISELKSEERKISNKQVLRLNPFIDTSNLIRVGGRLSQAPISFDQKFPILLPSKNHVVGLLLKKEHIRLGHAGEQIMADLPKSRVVPSRPFLTTGVDFGGPFIIKSSSLRRAKIEKAYIALFVCMVTKAVHLELVSSLSSQAFLACFKRFISRRGCPATIFSDNGTNFSGASNQIKEVYDTLKSQQTQEQLTAFFSCHEIQWQFIPPFSPHWGGLWEAAIKSTKHHLRRLIGNQNLTFEDFSTILAQIEAILNSRPLLPLSADPLDLTCLTPGHFLVGSPLVSYPEPNVSSIPENRLDRWQRLSQIQQFFWTRWTKEYLNNLQNRPKWMSPVPNIETNDLVLLKDENTKPLDWPLARVVDTLPNKDGENPVLHRGPGACQAGVSNEIDVFFQNSEDDFLSSKSGSKQVKVMTPKILKQLIRRRHLFNYKRPVYENKLKHPKPKFLLLELYSLQPKLRNGPRLHWYASYHYEIKTQQLHFCAVYLDFEFVLDYPLALAHWDAELRSQFDQNHGMDLVDI; translated from the exons GCATCAAGTAAAAAACTGTACATCTCAGAGGTGCCAGATTTGTCATATGAAACACCATTCTCTTTTGCATCCAATGGATGATGCAGCACAGCCCTTGCAAAGCAGAAATTCACATTGGAGGCCAAATCCTCAAACCCAAAATGAACGATctcaaaattttaacagaaattcGCTTCTCATAAATAGCTCCCATTCTCGGAATCAAGGTTCAAGCCAAAGCTCCTCTCAGACTCAAGAACCACAAATCCCAAGCACAAGCAATGAAATTAACTCGAATCGCCCTCACGCTAATAAACCTGTGACTTTGTCAGTTTTCGCCACTgaagataatgaaattttattaggtACTTCATTGATTCAAATACCCGACAAGAATggtcattttattattgcaaaggcAATATTAGATCCCGGGAGTACTATATCAATAGTAACCCAATCGCTGGTTCAAAGACTTGATCTCTCTCCTAAGACGCAGCCAATACAAATCTCTGGTATTGGCGGCAAAATTAAGCACTCTAATCACGCAATTTCCCTGAGAATTCATTCCTGTCACAATCACGATTACTTCCTGAATGTTAACTGCTGTGTATTAgacaaaatcacagaaaaatccccTCACTTTAAAGTCAACAAATTTATGTTGAACCTTCCCAATAATACACCGCTTGCAGACCCCTACTTTGATACGCCTTCTACAATAGATTTATTGTTGGGAGCAGATGTATACTACCACATTCTTTCAGGCGAATACACCAAGGTTAACAACGACTCTTTAACGTTGGTAGGTACCTACTTTGGCCACATTCTTTCAGGATTAATCCCCTCCCAAGCTCTCGTTCACAAAACCCCTTTGGCAAATTCTAAGAATTGCTTTTTAGTGCAATCATTAAATTCAGATTGCTCACTGGACTCATTAATTGAGAAATTTTGGTTACTAGAAGATGTCTCGCCCACTCACGAAAAACCCCTATCCCCTGAAGATTCTATGGTTGaacagaattttcaaaataccacGGTATTTAAAGATGGTCATTTTCAAGTCGACTTACCCCTTAAAAGGCCCCAAGAGTCACATCCGCTAGGAGAGTCATATTCATTAGCCAAGAAAAGGTTTCACCACTTAGAAAagcgttttcaaaaatctcctgACCTTTTTcttgaatacaaaaaatttatcggtgaatatatctcactcaatcaTGCACGAATTATTCCCCTTTCCCTTAAAACTGAAAATCACAACAATCGATACTTTCTGCCTCACCACTGTGTAATTCGTGAGGACAGTACAAGCACTAAACTTCGTGTAGTGTTTGACGGATCTATGAAAACGTCTTCTGGGCTATCACTCAATGACGTAATGCATAAAGGATATACAGTTCAACCTGAACtgtttgatattttacttaGGTTTCGAAGTTTTAAATTCGCTCTCACTTCTGATAtcgaaaaaatgtatagacaGGTGCGCGTTAACCCAAATCAAACTTacctgcaaaatattttatggcgCGACCATCCCTCTCAGCCAATGCAATGCATTGAATTACTCACCGTCACTTATGGCACGAACTGTGCCCCCTATTTGGCTACACGCACCCTGAATGAACTTGCCATTATTCATAAAGACGATTATCCTCTTGCGTCTCAAGCTATTTTATCTCAATGTTACGTGGACGATGTTCTCTGTGGGCAAGATACATATGAAAATTTGGTAGAATTACATAGGCAGCTGTTGGAACTTTGCAAGATTGGAAATTTTCACTTACATAAATGGTGTTCaaatagcaatttatttttgtccaaaacttGTGATAATGGGTCCCAAGAAAGTTTCACCATAGAAACCGAGggaatttcaaataaagtcCTTGGTGTAGGCTGGAATCCCGACTCAGATGAGTTTTTTATCTCTTTACCTGATACTAGGTCCGAAAGCATAATTACTAAACGTAtagttttatctaaaattgcGCAAATGTACGACCCCTTAGGATTCATAGCTCCCATTGTTGTAAATGCTAAATTAATTATGCAAAacatttggaaagaaaaaattaattgggaTGAACCCCTGAAAGAACCCATTTTAACCCAATGGACCACCTTTATTAAAGAGCTTCCCCAactaatgtgtttaaaaattcCACGTTTTTTCCTAGCTAATAATAATCCCAGTTCACTTCAAATCCATGGATTTTCAGATGCCAGCAGGAAGGCATATGGTGCGTGTGTGTATATAAGAGCCCTTTATCCTAACAAAAATGTCTCTTGTCAACTTATTACTGCCAAAAGTAGAGTAGCCCCGATAAGAGAAATTACAATTCCCCGCATGGAACTCTGTGGAGCACTTTTACTTTCCAATTTAGTCACTCGTGTGTGTTCcatattaaaagaaagattttcagTTGACAACATTAATCTTTGGACTGACTCTGAGATTGTACTTGCTTGGTTAAATGCCCACCCTTCTCGTTTCAATGTGTTTGTAGCAAACCGCATTTCTCAAATTCAGGTTTTATCTCAAGACTGCAAATGGCGTCATATTCCAACTGCGGATAATCCAGCTGATCATCTTTCTCGCGGATTTACCGCAGACCAGATTCTCACCTCTACGCTTTGGTGGAACGGCCCAAAGTTCTTACTGGAcccgaatttaaatttaaaaatgtatgaaaagggACCTTGCTCCACTGAAGAAGAAGCAAGAAAAGCAAAAACGGTCTTGCTTGTTAACTCCGAAGATTTCTGGATAACACTTTTTAATCGGTTTTCTAACTTCTCGCGATTGCAACGAACTATTGCATTTATACatagatttgtaaataattgtaaaggtaatggtaaaaaattttatggtgCTTTAGCTGTAACTGAATTAAAGGCTGcagaaatttttatagtaaagcaAGTTCAACACCAAACGTTTTCAAAGGAAATCAGTGAACTAAAgtcagaagaaagaaaaatttcaaacaagcAAGTCCTTAGGTTAAACCCCTTTATCGATACCTCCAATCTCATAAGGGTTGGAGGCAGATTATCCCAAGCACCCATATCATTTgatcaaaaatttccaattttattgcCCTCAAAAAACCATGTTGTTGGACTCTTGCTGAAAAAAGAACACATTAGGTTAGGACATGCTG GAGAACAAATTATGGCAGATCTCCCTAAATCCAGAGTTGTCCCTTCTAGACCGTTTTTAACAACAGGTGTCGATTTTGGAggaccatttattattaaatcgtcATCTCTTCGACGCGCCAAAATTGAAAAGGCGTATATCGCTTTATTTGTATGCATGGTCACTAAAGCTGTTCATTTGGAGCTAGTATCAAGTCTCTCTTCACAAGCATTTTTAGCATGctttaaacgttttatttcaaGACGTGGATGCCCGGCAACAATTTTTAGTGACAATGGTACAAATTTCTCTGGTGCCAGCAatcaaattaaagaagtttatgaCACGCTTAAGTCACAACAGACACAAGAGCAATTGACTGCATTTTTCTCATGCCATGAAATACAGTGGCAATTTATACCTCCTTTCTCTCCTCACTGGGGTGGTCTTTGGGAGGCAGCTATAAAAAGTACTAAACATCACTTACGAAGATTAATTGGAAACCAGAATTTAACCTTTGAagatttttccactattttagcACAAATTGAGGCTATTTTAAACTCCAGGCCACTTCTTCCCCTATCAGCTGATCCACTGGACTTAACTTGTCTTACCCCTGGACATTTTTTAGTTGGAAGTCCTCTCGTTTCGTACCCTGAGCCCAATGTCTCGTCAATTCCTGAAAACCGCTTAGATCGTTGGCAAAGGTTAAGTCAGATTCAACAATTCTTTTGGACTAGATGGACCAAAGAGTATCTCAACAATCTTCAGAATAGGCCTAAATGGATGTCCCCAGTCCCCAATATTGAAACAAATGACCTTGTTCTTCTTAAAGATGAGAACACCAAACCTCTTGATTGGCCGTTGGCCAGAGTAGTAGACACTTTACCTAATAAAGATG GAGAAAACCCAGTTCTACACAGAGGACCAGGTGCATGTCAGGCCGGTGTAAGCAATGAGATTGATGTTTTCTTCCAAAACAGTGAAGATGACTTCCTCAGTTCTAAATCTGGCTCCAAACAAGTTAAAGTCATGACACCAAAGATTCTAAAGCAGCTAATAAGGAGGAGACACTTATTCAACTACAAAAGACCTGTCTACGAAAACAAATTGAAGCATCCAAAGCCCAAATTTCTGCTTCTCGAGCTCTACAGTCTTCAGCCGAAGCTCAGGAACGGGCCGCGATTGCATTG gtaTGCTAGTTATCATTACGAAATAAAAACTCAGCAACTTCATTTCTGCGCTGTGTACCTTGATTTCGAATTTGTGCTTGATTACCCTCTGGCATTAGCTCATTGGGATGCTGAACTTCGATCTCAATTCGATCAAAATCATGGTATGGATCTTGTAGACATTTAG